One genomic region from Elusimicrobiota bacterium encodes:
- a CDS encoding TolC family protein has product MLNLDVPLFQGGTVKARVADARSGLQQAQLSLDYLERQIQSDVKKAYEAWTASLEESQSLEEAYQASKKSYDAQRREYRLGLVTNLDVLNAMNLMQNPA; this is encoded by the coding sequence ATGTTGAACTTGGACGTTCCGCTCTTCCAGGGAGGCACGGTGAAAGCGCGCGTGGCTGACGCCCGGTCTGGGCTCCAGCAAGCCCAGTTGTCTTTGGATTACCTTGAACGGCAGATCCAAAGCGACGTCAAGAAAGCGTATGAGGCCTGGACGGCTTCGCTCGAAGAATCCCAATCCTTGGAAGAGGCCTACCAAGCCTCTAAGAAAAGTTACGATGCCCAACGGCGGGAATACCGGTTGGGGTTGGTAACCAACCTCGACGTCTTAAACGCCATGAACCTCATGCAGAACCCGGCCTAA
- a CDS encoding PorV/PorQ family protein — protein MKNAAATLVALLSVLPLRAGGAGTSGVNFLKSGVGARSLAMAGAAVSTVDDANAIYWNPARLARINDTSVTATYASLFEDQSQGFLGAATPWGGLGVVGLGVNYLTVKDIEKRAGDTETADSTFKDQEYSASVSFARKGVLWDALDLGANAKMIHQSLDTYKENAYAVDLGATYLLTEKMTAGLTVQNLGSKLGSDSLPVLIKAGGDWRLFQDKLTVALDGSAWVTDSDTPETPELNFGWPNPGPSGRIPVRTGPRPSGRIVQTRRGRWGFSSALSPRLRLPPPETWAIPTASPSAQSLNSYTLSCSQGLFSGFPIPGRAPGHISMWTTKR, from the coding sequence ATGAAAAACGCGGCCGCAACACTCGTCGCTCTGCTGTCGGTCCTCCCGCTCCGCGCGGGCGGTGCGGGAACTTCAGGCGTCAACTTCCTCAAATCGGGCGTCGGAGCCCGATCCTTGGCCATGGCGGGCGCCGCCGTCTCAACGGTGGATGACGCCAACGCCATCTACTGGAACCCGGCCCGCCTGGCGCGCATCAACGACACCAGCGTCACAGCGACCTACGCCAGCCTTTTCGAAGACCAATCCCAGGGATTCCTGGGCGCGGCCACACCCTGGGGGGGTCTGGGGGTCGTTGGCCTGGGGGTGAATTATTTGACCGTTAAAGACATCGAAAAACGCGCCGGGGACACAGAAACGGCCGATTCGACCTTTAAGGATCAGGAATATTCGGCCTCCGTGTCCTTCGCCCGCAAAGGTGTGCTGTGGGATGCCTTGGATCTCGGCGCGAACGCAAAAATGATTCACCAAAGCTTGGACACTTATAAAGAAAACGCTTATGCTGTGGACCTCGGCGCCACATATCTCTTGACGGAAAAAATGACCGCCGGCCTGACGGTCCAAAATCTCGGGAGCAAACTGGGTTCCGATTCACTGCCCGTCCTGATCAAGGCCGGTGGCGACTGGCGGCTGTTCCAGGACAAGCTGACCGTCGCCCTGGACGGCAGTGCCTGGGTCACTGACAGCGATACACCGGAAACGCCGGAACTGAATTTTGGCTGGCCAAACCCTGGCCCTTCGGGCCGGATACCGGTTCGGACAGGGCCCCGACCATCTGGGCGGATCGTCCAGACTCGCCGTGGGCGTTGGGGTTTCAGCTCAGCTCTCTCCCCTCGACTACGCCTTCCTCCTCCGGAGACCTGGGCGATACCCACCGCATCACCTTCGGCGCAAAGTTTAAATAGTTACACCTTATCCTGTTCCCAGGGGCTCTTCTCGGGTTTCCCAATCCCCGGCAGAGCCCCTGGGCACATTTCTATGTGGACCACCAAAAGGTAG
- a CDS encoding TolC family protein, which yields MESLLEKNQVESKFTLQQPLFTGLKEFSAYAGFKKQETRDEWRLRQAELQLYDEVSRAYFDVVALESALVNNATSVTLSQDRLAELKSFYRLGKSREGEIFSAESQLAALKAIQVHLKGQIRVARETLSFLAGQDLGSASLILGPKETPEPVTLYLNQSARRPDVRPSGKKCWPKPCESVTRKAPIGPAPTCRKLLHPTPRLFMTPSMGRDVELGRSALPGRHGESARG from the coding sequence GTGGAGAGCCTGCTGGAAAAAAACCAAGTGGAATCCAAATTCACCCTTCAACAACCCCTTTTCACAGGATTGAAAGAATTTTCCGCCTACGCTGGCTTTAAAAAACAGGAAACCCGAGACGAGTGGCGACTGCGCCAAGCGGAACTCCAACTGTATGACGAAGTCTCCCGGGCCTATTTCGATGTGGTGGCCCTGGAGTCCGCCCTTGTCAACAACGCCACCTCCGTCACGCTCTCCCAAGACAGGCTCGCGGAACTGAAATCGTTCTACCGATTGGGAAAATCCCGGGAAGGGGAAATATTTAGCGCCGAATCCCAGTTGGCGGCTCTCAAAGCGATTCAGGTCCACCTGAAGGGTCAAATCCGCGTGGCCCGGGAAACACTCTCCTTTCTCGCGGGTCAAGATCTGGGGTCCGCCTCCCTGATCCTCGGACCCAAAGAGACTCCCGAACCCGTAACCCTCTATTTAAATCAGTCCGCCCGTCGACCGGACGTGAGGCCCAGCGGCAAGAAGTGTTGGCCCAAGCCCTGCGAGTCCGTTACGAGAAAGGCTCCTATTGGCCCAGCGCCAACTTGTCGGAAATTATTACACCCAACGCCCCGGCTTTTTATGACCCCATCAATGGGACGTGATGTTGAACTTGGACGTTCCGCTCTTCCAGGGAGGCACGGTGAAAGCGCGCGTGGCTGA